A region of the Mesoterricola sediminis genome:
GCGGTCGGCCAGCATGCCGATGCTGACGCGGGCATCGTCGTAGCCCTTGATGCGGTTGAAGAGCATCGCGGGTCCCGACCGGGTGGGCCGCATCACGGTGCCGCCCGCGCCGACGTGGCGGTAGACGCCGGAGAGCTCGGCGTGGGGGTCCACTTCCACGTCCGTGGAGAGGAGCTGCCCCTCGTGCTGCGCCAGCAGCTCGAGGGCGCTCCTGAGGTCGTTGACCGCGGCGGCCGCGGAATGGGTTTGGGTCATGGGAAGCCTCCTGATGGGGATGTCCCATGAGAGCCGGGGCCGGACCACGAGAAAAATACCGTTTTCCTCTGCCGGCCATCGCGCTTCGATATGGACCCGTCAGCCCTCGACCACGGACCGGATGACCTCCTGCGCCGCCCGGCTCAGGTAGCGGTCGCGGAGGTGGATCAGCACCGGATGGAAGACCACCTCGGGGAGGTCGATGGCGTGGACCGCGTAGCGGCGGGCGATCTCGAAGGGCACCTCGTCGGTGGGCAGCAGGAAGGCCGCCCGCAGGCCCCGGTCCAGGCTGGCGATGAGGGTCCGGACGTCCGGGGTGTCCAGGATGATGTTGGGTTGGATGTGCTTGCGCTGGAATTCCTTGAGCAGGAGGTCATAGGTCCCGCCCCCCTGCCACCGCCTGAGGCACGCGATCGGCATGTCCGCCAGATGTTCCACACCCAGGCAGGTGGGCAGGCCAGGCCGGGCGAGCTCGGGGGGCAGGATGACCGAGAAGTTGTCCACCGGCATCACGTGGGTGACGCAGGCGTCCGTCTTCACGGGCATGAGGAGGAGGGCGAAGTCCAGGTCCCGCTCCAGCACGTGGGCCTCCAGGTCGCCGCTGTCCGTGATGAGCAGGCTGTAGCGCAGCTTGGGAAACCGCTGCGTGAGCTTGGGCAGGACGCGCAGGAGCCTGGATACGCAGGTGCTGGACGCGCCGATGCGGAGCACCCCGCCGGCGCCCCCTTCGGCCTGCTTGACCTCCGTGGGGATGTCCGAGAGCTGGTTGAGGATCGCGCGGGCCCGGTCGTACAGCACCCGCCCGGCCTCGGTGACCTGCCACGCGTGGCCCTCCCGGATGATCAGCTGCACCCCCAGGTCGTCCTCGAGCTCCTTGAGGCGCTGGCTCAGCGGAGGCTGGGACATGTGGAGGAGACGCGCGGCCCGGCTGATC
Encoded here:
- a CDS encoding LysR family transcriptional regulator encodes the protein MDLKRLHYFCTIVEQGQISRAARLLHMSQPPLSQRLKELEDDLGVQLIIREGHAWQVTEAGRVLYDRARAILNQLSDIPTEVKQAEGGAGGVLRIGASSTCVSRLLRVLPKLTQRFPKLRYSLLITDSGDLEAHVLERDLDFALLLMPVKTDACVTHVMPVDNFSVILPPELARPGLPTCLGVEHLADMPIACLRRWQGGGTYDLLLKEFQRKHIQPNIILDTPDVRTLIASLDRGLRAAFLLPTDEVPFEIARRYAVHAIDLPEVVFHPVLIHLRDRYLSRAAQEVIRSVVEG